The genomic stretch CTTTTGGGATTCTCTTTTGAAATCAGCATCCAAAGAAGCACgattatttgaaaatctaATTCCTGGATGTCCTTTTTCAACGTTTCCACGGCCTTCTTCGCAGTCACCAGTGGCGCGTTATCGTTCATAGAAGAGCCTCGTGATTCTGTTCTctgctttatattttctactttAGCTGTAATCTCGTTTAGCAATTCTTGCCTCTCTGTCACTCCTACACTTACTTCTTTGTACTCATTCGTGACTTTATTCAATTCATCCAACAGCGTACCGTATTCACGTACGAGGGGTTCAAATTGTTCGTTCAGGATATTCTCCCTTGCAGCTATTTTATCCATAacagaattaatattattggacACTTTGTTTAGTTGTGTACCAGTAGTTTTGAATCTCTCAAACAATTCTTCTTTATAAGACTTCATTTGTGCGTGCCGCGTACGCCAGTCTCTACCGTCCGCAGAAATTTTTAACCTGAGTGCCGGTGCTACCCTCTCTAGCTCTAGTTTCCAAGCTTCCTCGTcatgaattttatttgcaaacgTTTCAGATTCCTTTTCGTCCACATCACCAAATTGTTCGGCATCCGATTCTTCAGAATAAATGGCCATTTCTTCTTCAACTTTGTCAAGTGTGATCTCAGTTTCGTCTTCAACTTGATCAACGTCATCTACAGATTCCTCTGTTTCAGGAATATCTACAATTGGCTTTTGCCATTCAAAGTTTTCCGCCTTCAACGCTTCGTCAGCTAAGACATTAAGAATATAGCTCACTTGCTCACCATAACCTTGTTTCAGCTTATGAGAAGAGAAATCTACAACTATCTCCTTTTCTCTTAAGAATTCTACAATCATTGCAATGATAGCATTAGGATCGTCTTCTTCGTTTGGTTGTTCAAAAGCTTTTCCCGTTTTTCGTATAAGCCAAGCAGCTGTTGATGCAAAAACAAAGAACTGTTCACCCGGATTTGTCGACGTAACGAAGTAGTACCGGCTCATTGGCTTCATTTTTATCTGCGGTCGTAATTCCGTGTCTATTTTCAATAATCGCAATTTGTCCATTATATTGAGATCCATATTGACATTAAAGCTCTGAATAAATTCAATtccttttactttatttaaaaacaagaaTTGGCGCCGTTTAAAATGCCGACCGAGttcaataaaactatatcTTAAATAGGAAATGAAATTTCACCActtgaaaaaacaattattgcgAACAAAGCAAACGCATTCATACAACGATATTTGTTTACGTACGGTCGCCTAGCAACCGGCTTATTTTCATTGGGCTTATCGTTTAAAAACCTTATAAGGAATATAACGTAAATATATTCCATATCATATTTTCcgtcataaataaatgtcaatatgtaatacttaactattaattttatttacataataagattattatcAGGATATCTTAAAAGcttgatacaaaataaaatatgtaagtaattGAATTCAAGTGACCTTTTCGTTTGTATTTACGTaggcattatttatttattctaatatatgTTTCGAAATACCTATGAATATTCTACTAAGTTTTTTACACCATATCTCTACACTTTAAATATCTGAGGAAGACCTctatcgttaaaaaaaaaaagaaaaatctgtTACCATTTGTAATCCCACACATTGATAtgatttaagataaaaaacgTTGCCAAGAGGTATACTTTGATTTCTGTCCTTGCGTACTTGATGAAAATTACACAGTACTATACGTGCTACGTGATTTGGTATACCAGAGTATCGTATTCAATCCCACAAATTCTGTCTTGTCATAGGAATTACAAAGAagttataactttaaaattcttatacCAAGGactaatattagtgtgaaacTAGACCGgcttatcaaaattaatataactccTTGTGAACAACTAACGACTATGTGACATCTTGCCCCTACTCCCTGGTGGCAAAGCTGGATCCGTTCTTGGTGTGACGCTCCATGTCCTCTTGTTGGGTATTGGGCAGGTACAATTTATacatcatacatacatacttatttgTACTGCCAGAATAAGGCGGTTCTTGTACTAGTATTCTACTAGTGCCTTGTATACTATCTGTGAGGTTTATGTGCCCCCACCGGGAATCAAACTTAGGAACTCTTGATTGTACCCCAAACGAATCAAATAGGCGGTCACTAATATTCTTAATCCTTTTAGTCTGAGCAAACGATATAGACAGAATGAAACCATTATAAATctgtttagaaatttaaaaaatgttaaaggattttaaaccgATTTACAGCGTGGTCacggtctccccgtgaccacgctcgctgtaaagtcttcgaaacgtcgagttaataatataatgaataaatcgcgtttaaaatccgttaaaaagtttttaatttctaaatgtataatactcgcgtaaaatcaaacacaagaaaataccattTTAAATCTGTCCATTCGATATATGTACACTTTAGACTAACATATATTCATCAAGAagataaatactaaaatatggTTAGCGTCATAACGAATTCGCCTCGCATCGGCAGACGTATCACTTAAAAGGCTCTCTGACTAATGCAAAACCACACGGTCATTACCGTTGTCTAACGTCATCATAATTCgaaaattatctattaattatcaatttgttaaattctGGGTAATTTAtccatttgtttaattatccATTTGTTGCATAAGCATAACATGTTATTTATGCTGGACTATGACTATCACcagttattactttataatcaGATTAATGAATTCACattcgaaaatatatttctaaattgaaTTTACAAACGTTAGTGATAAACTTATTTCtttcaatacttttaaatttaatctgcACAAAACTTTTTCCTCTGATTCACAAAGCAGATTCTATAGAAAAGAGCCGACAAGAAAAAGGTACCTAATAGTTGGTGATTTAATGGGTTTTCTATACGCTTTTATTCGCTTCACCTaggtgtttgtatgtatgtaatcaACTCTTTTAAACACGATTCAGACCCACTTTAAGCggatagatttaataataattttcttacgtCTCCTTATATGAGAACAAgtaagacaatttagttggttccatcattaaagcgtggttatttaaataaattattatgttacctgtgcctatatttaaattcatttagaaaaggtaaccgatttcaataaccctttaagtttatttatacgtaataGATTTCTACTATTATATACTCATTTAACTACTCCTTAAAGTATAAGttcgtatatttttaaggCTATGAATATGGAAAATAGATGCTTAAAAATATCGACACTATCGACAGTGATTAAacattagatataataataaagtttacatAGGTTTGATCCACTAAAACACAAacgtttatttctttctaaacTTCactttaaaagctttttgaATCATTATATTACGTCATATAACTCAGTAAACCAATACTTTTTGAcagttttcaaaattatatacaaaaacgtttttaaatacacaagttaaattattattgtgttcataatttataagctCCGTATGTCCCTGGCGCCTGAGCCTCACCTTGTAGACGcgtcaatgttttatttttgtgcaaTGTTATTAcggaaaatatcaaatatttaacgcATAAAATATTCCAGTCCAAACATTTTGTGAATAACACGCATTCTGTGAACAGGGCCTtagcatttattattacattattgtttgttattaaccTTGTAACGACTACAGTTTTCTACGTAAcacgtatagtattatgttatctgtggtaatacaAAACACTTATATGCCATCGGTGGGCTACTTTCTtcgaatattatatagttaaaaagaaaatgtatatttttttttttaataattcttaatagaataaaatgcaTCGTGAAATTAATCCTTAATATGGGCTCAGGccaaacaataattaacattactttgtagttttgattatttatttagagcTTTTCCAAAATCAGTTATCATTGATTTCTTAAAAGAAGacgtttttcaaaattaaaataatcttagCTAACTCAAAACTAAaagatttatgaaataaaaagactGATAAAttcttagatttttaaaactgtataaatttgtattgttcATTCTAATTTACTTCAGAACTTTAAAGTTTCCAACCGTCTATTCTTTCAGTTATAAAAAGTGCTATGCTGATCCTATCAATACCATATTAGGATGAGGAACCATAACTTCATTCTTGCTTAGCACTGGACGAAAAGGCTATCCGGTCGATTTCacgtatataaaacaaacaaaaaaacataaatgttcCTCAATAAAGAACGGCTTTATCTCGTATTACTGGCGCGATAAAATTAGATTCGCTGACGACCGCCTGCGCAGCGTCAGTCACGCTTAGCGCTCGCGACGCGACGGCAGAGCgcgaaaataaattcaaaaagagAATCCGTAACCGTTccatcaatattatttttttgttttgcgtCGCGTTCAGTGTTACGAAACAATTTTGTGACAGTGCGTTATTATATCGTGTATGTGCTGCCTTATATTGTGATtcagaaaacattaaaactgtGTGGACGCTGTGTAATGTGTATGCAATAAAGTTGCAGAAGGTGAGTGTACTTTTATGGTTCGAAAGTTGAATTTTTCTGATGTACATTCGGGTTTTGGGAGAGGCCGTCGCTTGTAAAACCTCTTTCTATG from Zerene cesonia ecotype Mississippi chromosome 27, Zerene_cesonia_1.1, whole genome shotgun sequence encodes the following:
- the LOC119837256 gene encoding intraflagellar transport protein 57 homolog; translated protein: MDLNIMDKLRLLKIDTELRPQIKMKPMSRYYFVTSTNPGEQFFVFASTAAWLIRKTGKAFEQPNEEDDPNAIIAMIVEFLREKEIVVDFSSHKLKQGYGEQVSYILNVLADEALKAENFEWQKPIVDIPETEESVDDVDQVEDETEITLDKVEEEMAIYSEESDAEQFGDVDEKESETFANKIHDEEAWKLELERVAPALRLKISADGRDWRTRHAQMKSYKEELFERFKTTGTQLNKVSNNINSVMDKIAARENILNEQFEPLVREYGTLLDELNKVTNEYKEVSVGVTERQELLNEITAKVENIKQRTESRGSSMNDNAPLVTAKKAVETLKKDIQELDFQIIVLLWMLISKENPKSNNFLMNSESKMITKTMY